DNA from Vibrio alfacsensis:
TCATTTTTATCGACTCTTTCAGCACATTCGTCGCACCAACGGTTAAAGGGAGCAATGCCAATCCGACCAATAAGACTTTCTTCATGTTTTCATTTCACTTGTGATTCAATCTCATACCATTAGTACATCAAATCAATAAAATTCAAATGTCAGAAGATTAACAAAGCCTAACGTTGTCTTGATTATGAAACAGCACTAATTGTTGTACTCGTTCCAACCACGCTGCCATTCCATACGGAACTTTTGCGCTTGGGGCGTACCTTCACATACCCCCTCGTAATACTGGCCGGAAAGGCCCATTTGATAAGCAAAATCGGGATTACAATATTCCGCAACACCCTCAAGGTAACCTTGATCATAATCGCCTTGTTTAACATCCCCCAATGCACGTAGTTCTTTCACTGAACGTGACGTATGGCCTGCAACGCCATCTTGGTAACCGACTTGATACCAATCACCAGACTGCGCCAATTCTTCCGTAGTTGCCGCACACCCAGCAAGTAAAACTAACGCCAACCCTAACGCTGCTTTTTTCATTGTTCTTCCTTAACTGATTGTTTTCAAAACAAGCTTACCACTATTCTATTATCTTTACCGCTTATCTCATTGAAACAACCGTTGAGCATCAGCCACAACCACTAAATATCGAATGCCACCATTCATACAGGGCACCTCTCCACTCAAGCAAACGTTAAAACCACTTAATCACCATAGCGACCACTCGTTTCTCTATTCGACCACTCACCGACTAAGCAAATGCACAGAACAACAGAGGCGAATACCATGCACCTTGAGATTTTAAAATTACTCTTTCAAACCATAACCCAAGGACTATTGTTATGATGTGGTTTCTAACCTGTGTCGCGGCCCTCATCGGCGGATACTTCATCTACGGCGCTTTCGTTGAGAAAGTTTTTGGCATCAACGAGAATCGTAAAACACCTGCGCATACTAAAGCGGATGGTGTTGACTACGTTCGCATGCCAACTAAAAAAGTTTACCTTGTTCAACTACTTAACATTGCTGGTGTCGGCCCAATCTTCGGCCCAATCATGGGTGCGCTATACGGTCCTGCGGCGATGCTTTGGATTGTAGTTGGCTGTATCTTTGCAGGTGCCGTCCACGATTATTTCTCGGGCATGCTTTCTATTCGTAATGGTGGTGCTTCTGTACCAACTATTACGGGTCGCTACTTAGGTAATGGCGCAAAACACTTTATGAACATCTTTGCCATTGTCCTACTGCTTCTTGTTGGTGTGGTATTCGTTTCTGCTCCTGCTGGCATGATCACGAATCTAATCAACGAACAAACTAGCCTAACCGTTAGTATGACGACGATGGTTGTATTGATTTTTGGTTACTACATTCTGGCGACTATCGTTCCTGTCGATAAAATCATTGGTCGTTTCTACCCTCTATTTGGTGCGCTACTGATCTTTATGTCTGTCGGCCTAATGACGGCGGTTGCTTTCTCTGGTGAGCATACGGTAATGAGTGATTTCCAAGTGAGTGATATGTTCACTAACTTGAACCCT
Protein-coding regions in this window:
- a CDS encoding DUF2799 domain-containing protein, encoding MKKAALGLALVLLAGCAATTEELAQSGDWYQVGYQDGVAGHTSRSVKELRALGDVKQGDYDQGYLEGVAEYCNPDFAYQMGLSGQYYEGVCEGTPQAQKFRMEWQRGWNEYNN